In Nicotiana tabacum cultivar K326 chromosome 2, ASM71507v2, whole genome shotgun sequence, the following proteins share a genomic window:
- the LOC107767090 gene encoding uncharacterized protein LOC107767090: MMGLLRAVTKSNRPIQMGLQNQGLTLSLSRQLSTQMETPQQDNSFDTFLQNPSTGLVYGRIYGIGRHTRKSDIISMLGASNLSLDDVRFEYNANYAPVAVMIQFRTRNAYDASLRAVVRTSRLFRMERADRQQWDTLPHYDGKTILLQGIPRNALADDVERFLSGCQYDGSSIQIFARQQRGFDRPPARVALVQFPSQALATHAFITKNRGFVLNNQIAVRLLQ, translated from the exons ATGATGGGTTTATTGAGAGCTGTGACTAAATCGAACCGTCCGATTCAAATGGGTCTTCAAAATCAAGGGCTCACGTTGTCCCTCAGCAGACAGTTATCAACCCAAATGGAAACTCCTCAGCAGGACAACTCCTTTGATACATTCCTCCAAAACCCATCTACTG GTTTGGTTTATGGGAGAATCTATGGCATCGGAAGGCATACAAGGAAGAGTGacattattagcatgttaggGGCTTCTAATTTGAGCCTAGATGACGTTAGATTTGAGTACAACGCGAACTATGCTCCAGTTGCTGT GATGATTCAGTTCCGTACTCGGAATGCTTATGACGCTTCACTGAGGGCAGTTGTTCGGACGAGTCGCTTGTTCAGAATGGAGAGG GCTGATCGTCAGCAGTGGGACACTTTGCCACACTATGATGGAAAAACT attttattgCAAGGGATCCCACGGAATGCACTGGCGGATGATGTGGAACGTTTTCTTTCTGGTTGCCAGTATGATGGATCATCAATCCAAATATTCGCCAGACAACAACGAGGTTTTGATAG ACCACCAGCTAGAGTGGCCCTTGTGCAGTTCCCTTCGCAGGCTTTAGCCACACACGCATTTATTACGAAGAACAGAGGCTTCGTTCTTAATAACCAAATTGCTGTTCGACTTCTTCAGTAA
- the LOC107767089 gene encoding protein CANDIDATE G-PROTEIN COUPLED RECEPTOR 7 produces the protein MTKLPILLLLLLCLSSFTAGEIKKLKIRSDNRPMILFERFGFTHTGQTSISVSSVSVISTVTSPDAWRLGFFLLSEESLIQVLIELQQNPNFCVLDSNYIQRLFTFRDLSPPPNSSFDLAYPVTSPNEYSLFFANCAPESKVSMDVRTELYNLDGRVKDYLSAGLTQLPTLYFLFSLAYFGFLGVWVLVCLKNKKSVHRIHGLMALLVVMKALNLLFAAEDKHYVKVTGTAHGWDVLFYIFQSMRVVLLFTVIVLIGTGWSFLKPFLQEREKKVLMIVIPLQVLANVASVVIGETGPFIKDWVTWNQVFLIVDIICCCAIIFPIVWSIRSLRETSKTDGKAARNLAKLTLFRQFYIVVIGYLYFTRIVVFALRTISAYKYQWVAYSAEEIVSLAFYMVMFYMFRPVEKNEYFVLDDEEEEAAALALRDEEFEL, from the exons ATGACGAAACTACccatcctcctcctccttctacTCTGCCTCTCCTCATTCACCGCCGGCGAAATAAAAAAACTCAAAATCCGATCTGATAACCGGCCCATGATCCTCTTCGAACGGTTCGGGTTCACACACACGGGTCAAACATCAATCTCCGTCTCCTCCGTCTCTGTCATCTCCACCGTAACATCGCCTGACGCTTGGCGTCTCGGATTCTTCCTCTTATCCGAAGAATCCCTAATTCAAGTCCTAATTGAGCTTCaacaaaaccctaatttctgtgTCCTTGATTCAAATTACATTCAACGTCTTTTCACTTTTCGTGATCTTTCTCCTCCGCCTAATTCGTCGTTCGATCTAGCTTACCCTGTAACTTCACCTAATGAATACTCTCTGTTTTTTGCTAATTGTGCACCTGAATCGAAGGTGTCTATGGATGTACGTACTGAGCTTTATAATCTCGATGGCCGTGTTAAAGATTATCTCTCTGCAG GTCTTACTCAGTTGCCCACGTTGTACTTTTTGTTTTCCTTGGCTTATTTTGGCTTTCTGGGCGTCtgggtgttggtatgtttgaagaATAAGAAATCTGTGCATAGGATTCATGGGCTTATGGCACTTTTGGTTGTAATGAAGGCGTTGAATTTGCTTTTTGCTGCTGAGGATAAGCATTATGTTAAAGTTACTGGGACTGCACATGGATGGGATGTGTTGTTCTACATTTTCCAGTCCATGCGTGTGGTTTTGCTTTTCACTGTTATTGTTTTGATCGGTACTGGGTGGTCGTTCTTGAAACCATTTTTGCAAGAGAGGGAGAAGAAGGTGCTGATGATTGTGATTCCGCTTCAGGTTTTGGCTAATGTGGCTTCGGTTGTGATTGGAGAAACAGGTCCTTTCATTAAGGATTGGGTGACTTGGAATCAGGTCTTTTTGATTGTTGATATTATCTGCTGCTGTGCTATTATTTTCCCCATTGTGTGGTCAATTAGGTCGTTGAGGGAGACTTCCAAGACCGATGGGAAGGCAGCAAGGAACTTGGCAAAGTTAACTCTTTTCAGGCAGTTTTATATTGTGGTGATTGGATACTTGTACTTCACAAGGATCGTGGTTTTTGCCTTGAGGACAATTTCAGCTTATAAGTATCAATGGGTGGCATATTCTGCGGAAGAAATAGTTAGCTTAGCTTTTTACATGGTGATGTTTTACATGTTTAGGCcagtggagaagaatgaatactttgttcttgatgatgaggaagaagaGGCTGCAGCATTGGCCCTTCGGGATGAGGAGTTTGAGCTGTGA
- the LOC142166232 gene encoding uncharacterized protein LOC142166232, with translation MVDKNTEKKVGLQFARMIVEVKVGDQLPEEIYFMNENGEVIEQMVTYDWKPTMCELCQKYVHPGDRCRRNKERKNEVGEATKGDEKLMIVPVGNTIQLEGTSRGVNEPDQRPNPAKHVQEMARNRRYQGSGLAQPLKTENENGAQDAITCKVKHILLKLEFVASFVYAYNQKEERKALWEYLNQVSMGMNQPWIVLGDFNSVLHVGERQGGKHVTIVEVLDFQACLDMNGLVELPNGGALIHGMINKRMVGCSLGLIGYLLMGIGWTNMVDCRARFLPGGVSDHNPVQVTTMQHTCRRKKAFKYCIVWSTHPQFIEIVEEGWK, from the exons ATGGTAGACAAGAATACAGAAAAGAAAGTAGGATTGCAATTTGCTAGAATGATTGTTGAAGTGAAGGTAGGTGATCAACTTCCTGAGGAAATCTACTTCATGAACGAAAATGGGGAGGTCATTGAGCAAATGGTGACCTATGACTGGAAGCCAACTATGTGTGAGTTGTGTCAAAAATATGTGCATCCAGGAGATAGATGTAGGaggaataaggaaagaaagaatgAGGTGGGGGAAGCTACTAAGGGAGATGAAAAACTTATGATTGTTCCAGTGGGCAATACCATTCAGCTGGAGGGTACATCTAGGGGTGTCAATGAGCCTGATCAAAGACCAAATCCTGCTAAACATGTACAGGAGATGGCAAGGAACAGAAGGTATCAAGGTAGTGGATTAGCTCAACCATTGAAGACAGAGAATGAAAATGGAGCTCAGGAT GCTATAACCTGCAAGGTTAAACATATACTGTTAAAACTGGAATTTGTGGCTTCATTTGTGTATGCTTACAATCAGAAGGAAGAGAGAAAGGCACTATGGGAATATTTGAATCAAGTTTCAATGGGTATGAATCAACCATGGATAGTATTAGGAGACTTCAACTCTGTCTTGCATGTAGGGGAAAGACAAGGAGGAAAGCATGTTACTATAGTTGAAGTTCTGGATTTTCAAGCATGTTTAGATATGAATGGACTGGTGGAGCTTCCTAATGGGGGTGCTCTTATACATGGAATGATAAATAAGAGAATGGTAGGGTGTTCTCTGGGATTGATTGGGTATTTGTTAATGGGGATTGGATGGACAAATATGGTAGATTGTAGAGCAAGGTTCTTACCTGGAGGGGTGAGTGATCACAACCCTGTACAGGTCACAACCATGCAGCATACTTGCAGGAGAAAGAAAGCATTTAAATATTGTATTGTATGGAGTACTCATCCCCAATTTATTGAAATAGTAGAGGAGGGGTGGAAGTAG